A single Lolium perenne isolate Kyuss_39 chromosome 6, Kyuss_2.0, whole genome shotgun sequence DNA region contains:
- the LOC127308556 gene encoding uncharacterized protein, protein MPATPEYEKNRLARIARRKAEEAGPLANIRNIASQLLYGQNTKDKQRHKGDDGGSGSEYEPNDDEEADDGDEVSGEEEEHEPTVHMSKEKENQPSTKPQGRKRARSKTTVPTTTRTTRASASRLNQTDHTSPNDDTSAHRTSKDSNSPQADTEMQHSQDMTNSLRQIDNSDTLRGQDALVCSNGPTNPKTSMRVKRRPTMGQGLDDYAKRNGGMKMKIDFSAGRVRPLDPVQAAKLASQCGVHVRSNIMHVATHWNDYSKEDLAHHIPKAIGHVAKNFEMDPKDEVSKGVCTKILQKGVRQQRYILKRDYFNGRTREEALSRKPPKVSQHNWETLVNKWSDERNKKICAKNKENREGVKHHQTTGSRSYPSHFHQLKKDKYNNEDPSPIEFFKETHTNRKTGCMSTAALEAYTDMENKRSEALEHPVSGTHIVAEVLKEHSSSSTFLSTMGYQSRSGRSRTSASEERVRELEEKVEQQKIEAIEANAMYQQQLNERGKTQEAALGEMQRKQQEELVAMKKIQEEKNKAYEKKQAEQDSLISFLLRKHATQN, encoded by the exons ATGCCCGCAACTCCAGAGTATGAGAAAAACAGGTTGGCAAGGATTGCGAGGCGCAAGGCTGAGGAGGCAGGGCCTCTTGCAAACATACGGAACATAGCTAGTCAACTGCTATATGGCCAGAATACAAAAGACAAACAGAGGCACAAAGGTGATGACGGTGGTAGTGGCTCCGAATATGAGCCAAATGATGATGAGGAGGCTGATGATGGCGATGAGGTTTCTGGAGAAGAAGAGGAGCATGAGCCAACTGTACATATGTCAAAGGAAAAG GAAAATCAACCTTCGACAAAGCCACAAGGAAGAAAGCGTGCCCGGTCCAAAACCACAGTACCTACTACCACAAGAACAACAAGAGCATCGGCATCTAGACTTAACCAGACTGACCATACCTCACCTAATGACGACACATCAGCTCACCGAACTTCGAAAGATAGTAACTCACCCCAGGCCGATACAGAGATGCAACATTCTCAAGACATGACAAACTCCTTGCGCCAAATTGATAACAGTGATACACTACGGGGCCAAG ATGCTTTAGTATGCTCTAATGGTCCAACTAATCCAAAAACCTCAATGAGAGTCAAACGTAGACCAACCATGGGGCAGGGTTTAGATGATTATGCAAAAAGAAACGgagggatgaagatgaagattgaTTTCTCAGCTGGCAGAGTGAGGCCTCTTGACCCTGTCCAAGCAGCCAAGCTTGCTTCTCAATGTGGTGTACACGTCCGCAGCAACATCATGCATGTTGCTACACATTGGAATGATTATAGCAAAGAAGACCTAGCCCATCATATTCCTAAAGCTATTGGTCATGTTGCG AAAAACTTTGAAATGGATCCAAAAGATGAGGTGTCCAAAGGTGTATGCACAAAGATACTCCAGAAGGGTGTTCGGCAACAGCGATATATCTTGAAGAGGGATTATTTTAATGGTCGTACCCGTGAAGAAGCGCTATCTCGTAAGCCACCCAAAGTTAGTCAACATAATTGGGAAACTCTTGTGAATAAATGGTCAGATGAAAGAAACAAG AAAATTTGTGCCAAGAATAAGGAGAACCGAGAAGGTGTTAAGCATCACCAAACTACAGGCTCTAGGTCTTATCCTTCTCATTTCCACCAACTT AAAAAAGACAAGTACAACAATGAGGATCCTAGTCCCATTGAGTTTTTCAAAGAGACCCATACCAATAGAAAGACGGGATGCATGAGCACAGCTGCGCTTGAAGCTTAT ACTGATATGGAAAACAAAAGGAGTGAAGCGCTTGAGCACCCGGTGTCTGGTACACATATTGTGGCTGAAGTTCTGAAGGAGCATAGCTCCTCAAGCACCTTCCTTTCTACCATGGGGTACCAATCAAGATCTGGGAGGTCTAGGACATCAGCTTCTGAAGAACGCGTCCGAGAGTTAGAAGAGAAAGTTGAACAACAGAAGATAGAAGCAATAGAGGCAAATGCGATGTACCAACAACAGTTAAACGAGAGAGGTAAAACGCAAGAAGCTGCACTTGGAGAGATGCAAAGGAAGCAACAAGAAGAATTGGTGGCTATGAAGAAGATCCAAGAAGAGAAAAATAAAGCATATGAAAAGAAGCAAGCGGAGCAAGACAGCCTTATTAGCTTCCTCTTACGGAAACATGCAACTCAAAACTAG